In Deinococcus irradiatisoli, the genomic stretch CCTTTCTCTTTCACGCCGATCTGGTGCGCTCGCTGGACATCCCGCTCACCATCGACTTCATGCAGACCAGCAGTTACGGCGACGCCAAGCAGAGCAGCGGCGAGGTCAAGTTGGTCAAGGACCTCAGCTTTCCGATTTCCGGGCGCCACGTCCTGCTGGTCGAGGACATCATCGACACCGGCATCACCATGAACTACATCCTGCGCTACCTGGGCGAGCGCGGCCCGGCCAGCCTGAAGGTCGCCTCGCTGCTGAGTAAGCCCTCGCGGCGCAAGGTGGAAGTGCCGGTGGATTACCTGGGCTTTACCATTCCCGACGCCTTCGTCTTCGGCTACGGCCTCGACCGGGCGCAGCAGGACCGCAACCTGAGCTTTATCACCTCGCAGAAGTAAACGCGGGCAAGGCAGGGGCCGCTTCCGGTAGAAGAAGCGGCCCCCTGCCTTGCTGAACTTTGCCCTGGCTCTCAGCTACGGCTGAGGTTTTTCCACAGCACCCCGCCGGCAAAGCCGCGCATGGGGTTGTAGTTCTCCTGGCTGATGCCTTCCACCGAGCCGCGCACCGCCAGAATACCGGGATTGCTCGGCAGCAGGATGTAGTAGGCCTGGTCAAAGGCGCGCTGACCGACCTGGGCATACAGCCGGTTGCGGGCGGCCTGGTCGGTGGTGGCGCGGGCCTGCTCGAGCCAGCTGTCGATCTGCGGGTCTTTGAGGTGGGTGCGGTTGTAGTAAAAGCCCTGGCTGGAGAAGTAGGTGTAGAGGAAGTTGTCGGCGTCGGCGTAGTCCGGCGCCCAGCCGCTGAGCACCAGCACTTCCTTGCCGGCACCGAAGTCCTGCAACATGGTGCTCCAGGCTTTGGCCTTCAGGTTGATCTTGAACTTGGGGTTGAGCGCTTCGACATTCTTCTTCAGAATTTCCATGGCCGTCTGGCTCGGCACCGAACCGGCGCGGTACACCGCGTTGATGGTAAAGCCCTTTTCCCAGACCTGACCGTTCCAGGCCTGCTTGAGCGCGGCGGCGGCGGCCTTGGGATCGAAGTCGGCGCGGGGCAGCGAGGCGTCGTAGCCGGGAAAGGTATCCGGCAGCGGCATGGTGCGCGCCTCGCCCTTGCCCTGCTGCACGTCCTTGATGTAGGTGGCGGTGTCGAAGGCGGCCCGGAAGCCCCGGCGCACGTCCACGTCGCTGAAGAAATTGGCGGGAATGCCCTGACCGTCGAGCTTGCCGCTGCCCAGCACGCTGCTGCCCGGCTGCACCTGCTCGTTCATGAAAATGGCGAAGGCGCTGGTGTCGGGCAGTTCGTCGATCACCTTGATGCCGGACTGGTCCTTGAGCTGCTGCTCGATCGGCGCGCGGCCGCCGGTTTCCACCATGTCGGCGTCACCCTGCTTGATCGCCTCCAGGCGGGCGGCCTGCTCCGGCACCTTCTGAAACACGATGTTGCTGATGGTGG encodes the following:
- a CDS encoding ABC transporter substrate-binding protein, translated to MSSAVSSSLKFTLALTSLSLLLSACGGGGGSGRADTFVYQQSADIPTLDPGGTYDNASSAVVENLYETLLTYKGSSLREFQPLLATQWSSNAAGTQYTFTLRSGVKFHSGNTLSCDDAAYTFQRNLVTNAPESGNWFLSDALLGTSDNAKTDSSITWQRIQDAVKCNDGQLVLTLPKPDPALLAKLAYTGQSIVDKQWAIQQGEWDGTEATWKDWVGKDLQGSGLSAKPSGTGAYKLVNRDANALAFQAFDGYWGGKPTISNIVFQKVPEQAARLEAIKQGDADMVETGGRAPIEQQLKDQSGIKVIDELPDTSAFAIFMNEQVQPGSSVLGSGKLDGQGIPANFFSDVDVRRGFRAAFDTATYIKDVQQGKGEARTMPLPDTFPGYDASLPRADFDPKAAAAALKQAWNGQVWEKGFTINAVYRAGSVPSQTAMEILKKNVEALNPKFKINLKAKAWSTMLQDFGAGKEVLVLSGWAPDYADADNFLYTYFSSQGFYYNRTHLKDPQIDSWLEQARATTDQAARNRLYAQVGQRAFDQAYYILLPSNPGILAVRGSVEGISQENYNPMRGFAGGVLWKNLSRS
- the hpt gene encoding hypoxanthine phosphoribosyltransferase, encoding MTVFQQKQLRPSDGPVQISEEQLMARVHELANQIRQDYAGLNPHLICLLNGAFLFHADLVRSLDIPLTIDFMQTSSYGDAKQSSGEVKLVKDLSFPISGRHVLLVEDIIDTGITMNYILRYLGERGPASLKVASLLSKPSRRKVEVPVDYLGFTIPDAFVFGYGLDRAQQDRNLSFITSQK